The genomic stretch gagagcgagcAAGAGAGAGAACTAGGGTTCCATTGAAGAATCTGACAAGGCAGCGAGAGAAACCAGCCGGGAAGATATATAGAGAGAAAGATGAGAGAAGTAGCCGTTGGAGGGCTGGGGCCGGAGGTGATGATTTTGAATCAGATTTGCTACAACTTGCAAgaacttcttctttttcttcctcttaTTTTTCCTTGTTCCAgtttgtaatattattttaaaaattaaatcgGATATTTCAACGGTATAATATTCAAaacatattaataaaataatatttgtaaataaaacatatttaaatGAGTCTAAGTTATCTAAGCTAATTAATATGATTTCATAAATATGAATGAATATTTTGTAATCTACAAATCTATAATGACCATATAGATTACACTTTTGACCTATAAAATGAATTATGATAATATGATTGTAGTGTAGTACATTGAAATCCTTAACTTGTTGGAATGCAAAAATGGATTATAGTTCTTAAAGAGGATTATCATCATATATTAATTACTAGAAATTAGTTAAATTACCAAAACAAaaccattttttaaaatcaaattacaAGTCCCTACAGGCTCAACTGGCGAGCCGCCGAGCCCATATTGTTTCCAAATAAGATGCTCCGCTCATTTGTCATTTGTTGTCTCAAATTTTACTGTAAAGAATTTAcaatgtggattgttgaaccagaATAAATAAACCAAGTGTTACTATTAATATATGACATAttgaattcaaaacaaataaaataaaagatgagaTTGTACCTTTTTCATACATCCACTTCTTAAATTTAGCATAGTCTTTCTTCATGGACCCATTCTTTCTTCATGATTAAACTTTTtacctaattacattttttgacTTTCCATCATACCAAATTACTTCTGCAGGTAGATGAACACCCACACAAAAAGAGCAATTGAATTAacttctttaaattttatttttaaaaaaataatatattataaagagCTTATTCTTACCTCAATCCAcaagaaaaattgaatttggTTTAATAGTTGAAGCAAAGTAGTATGATGCCCACAGGAAGAGTTGGGAGATTGAAATTTGTAAAGTGGAGAAAATTTCTTCATGGGTAGTTAGATTTCATACTTTTTTTACTACAATTGATGTGTATACACATCATATTTACGTGGATTTCGCATCATCTTTTAATTTCAAGAAAATCTACAACCTTATCCAAATATGCAATCTAAATAAAATTCGCTTTGTAATCTTAGctgacaaaggaccacaaagagataaatcagtTTAGAGTATCCATAGCGGACCGCCCAATAAGCACCTCCTACTGAGAGCTGAACTTAAAAGCTGGTTGTTACCAAGTCAACTACATCAACTACATGACCAACTCAGCAGGGTGGCCCCACAATCTATTATATACTTCTAAAGGCAAAGAAATGGTAATCCTGGAGAGCTACACAGAATCCATATTGagttttacacacacacacatatagagagagagagagcttgGTATGCTTGTCTCAGTTAGAGGGAGATGTGGATTTAGCCAAACTGCAACTCAACAGTTAAGAGTCAGAAAAGTTACTTGAAACTGTTTTAAGCAAAAACCAACCTTGTGGACTCCTATGTACACCCATATCTGATCAGACAATGCTTGTCTAACTTTCCACACccaaaaaaccacaaaaaaaataataataaataagcaAAAACCAAGAGGGATGAGCTAAGAGATGCCTTCTAATTGATCAATCAGCAGCTAACAAGGCATGTGTGTGGTTTCGCTAGACCTGAAAGATCGCTAGGCACGGGTTGATAAGTAGCAGCCATCTCGAGGCGTTCCCATGTTAACCTTCGCCTCTCAGCAGCACCATTCGACACTGAATTTTCTTCCTCGTATTTAGTTTGGCAGGCGAGCACGAGCTCCTCATCCATCTCGGAGAACACTTTTCTCACGTTTAGTGTCAGGTTTAGGATCGGTTTGCTCCAGTGGCTCTGGCTGTTCCTCTCTAAAGCTGACACAACAATGGGCATGATCACTTGCTTGTTACGCATAACAAGGTTAAGGATGCTGTCGTTGCTCCATAAGAGATGTGCTCGTTCTGCCACCTGAAAGTGGTAATAAGCATAGCTCTGATTTAGCAGGATATGATTGAGAAACGAAAACATATAGTTTGCAAGTCCCTGGCTACAACGCGCAAAGGGGAAATAGATCGACAGTGAGAACAGAATAGAACACTTCATTTAGATTAAAGCCACATTCCAATTTCATTCATGTgttccatttcaactaaaagcctaagctagTAGTTAGACCTGATACCAAATATGtgctctatctcaactaaaaggcttagctgatagttggactgcatatttatgtttatatacggagtattatatatgctcaacatggaTGACATATTGTTAGTTCTCTATGACATCCTAAATGGATATCACTCTATCCCTAGGCTCTCAGTATTCGTTTTCATCTTAATTCTTTTGCCACGAGAGAGAGAATCGAGAGAAAATATTACCTGGAAATGGGAACTATTGAGGCAACATCCTATACGTCGAAATAGAGGCACCATGATCTTCTCAAACTCGGAGACGCTTATCATTTCCAAAACCTCTTCTATTTCACTGATGAACATCAACTCCTTTTGGCTATTTGTCACGGGCCAATATCTCAAGAGTCTTGTTATGGCAGTGCTAGCAAGATTTTGCTCCTTTTCTACAAACTGTACAACGCAGTACGCTAGCTGTTGATGATAGACGCCCAACGACTTTGGCTTGTGTAAAGGTATCAAAGCTCGGGAAAAAAACACTTTGTGCTCCTCCTTCAATGGCAACGCAAAACCGGTAATCACACTCCCAAACACTTCTAACAGCTCTGCAATCCCATTATGCCGTTGTGTCTCAAAAACAAAGCGATAAAACAAATTACAGACAGCCTTTCTGATAAAAGGCCTGTGCATCATGAATTTTCCATAAAGCCGGTGAAGAATTGATTTCAAGCATTCTCTTTCCCTCGGGTCTTCAGAATCGAATAGGtttagtacttttaatatgAAAGAATGATCTATAAATTTCTTGGCCACCTTCGGATCGAGCGAGCATAAGCTTACAAATCGAAGGAGCAGGTCATACACGAGCTGTAAATGGTACCAGGCGGGATCAAAGAACAGTTCTTCATCTTCGCTCTCGCCCCGAGCAGAGTGGGAGGCGTACTTTGGTGGGAAATCTCTAAACAGGTTAACTGCACACATTCTACAAACTGCAGCAATTGCTGATTCAGTGCATTTTGCCGACCCCGAGGCAACAAAATCATTGAGCTCTAGTAATACCTGCCGCTTCAGATCTTTCTCAGCTGCGCTCTTGTCTGGATCACTGAAATCATAAACCGAGCAGCAAAGGTTCAATTTACTCACAAGCAGGCCTTGTTTCTCCCCATTCGAAACATCCTTAAAGCACAAATGTGGCGAAATGGATTCCCCTCCAGCCACAATGCTGGCTGGGAAAATTGCTGACGACACGCGTTTCACTACATTTAGTCGGTTCGCTATGACATTGCAGCTGTTAGTAAATTGCATCCCATTGCCAGAGTTTGTAGGATCATTGCAAGAATTTGGTTGAGCCCCAGATGAGTCCAGAGAATCAGATTTCAATGATTTTCTAGGAATTTTTGCAAGAATTTGCTTGAGCATAGTAACAAAGCTCCAATGAATGCCAAGATCAAATCTAAGCCAACACAAACAACATATACACAATAAGAACAAAGAAGATAAACACAGAAAATGGTAAGATGACATAACAAGGACCAAAAACAAGAAATGCAACAAATTCAGAAAACATTTAGAAGACCATAAATCCCCAAATTTCTTTTCCCAGTTCAGTTTAGTGATGAACATATACACATTGCTAGCCCTTTCTGTCAAAACTGCAAATTTCATCATAATCATAAAGTATGCACTAATTTCTAAGCTGACAAATATACAGTCCAGTATATATACTACTATCCCCAACCTGACTACTCTGAAATTTTAGATCAGGAACCAAAAACAAGACTGCTAATACAAACCTGTACATCCATAATTAAACAGGGCATACAGAAATCACAGATCTGAGATAAGAATCATTAACACAGCAGCACACCAGAAGAAAGAAATCCAAGGGATTCAGGAAATCCTTAAAAGATACAATTTTGTATCCacctatatgtatgtatgtatgtatatatatatatatatatatagagagagagagagagagagagagacctgAGTTAAGAGGAAAGTAGAAAAGGGCATATAGCAGATTCCTGGGAGAATAGCAGAGCTAGAGAAGAAGAGAATGGGAAGACTATAAGAGAGGGAGAAAGGGTGTGTTAAGAAGTGGGCAATCACATCAATGGCCTTCTTTTAGCTTTGGATTGAAGACACAATGATGGGGTTTTGAAGGGAGCCtactatttttttctctctgaaaacacactttaattttctttttctctctctctctctctgctctTTTCCTCTTTTCTTGGTACCAAGAAAACACACAAAATGCATAGCAGGCAGCAGCAGTGCAGTGAAATGGTTTTTCTCATCAGGTCTTGATTGATCTTCTTTTGTCTGTTTTACACAGCATCACTGATACATGGGCGCCACTCTCTGCTCCCTCAATAGAGAGAGAGTGCCACTTTCACAGAATTTGCAGTCATCGGACGGTGCTCACACTTCTACTTCTATTATTACTGCCACCCTCCCCCACCATTGTTCCTCATCACTTCTATCctactatcttttttttttttttcttttcttttcttttattttaattttaatttcttacagtttaaaatttgtttgaatGACTCGAGGGTGTGGatcggtaaatttcaatttttgctGGAGTCGAATTTGTgacattttgaaaataatatttataattataattttgatacactttttgtctcattttatttaGGAATAAGATTAAATAAATCTTAATTAGgtccttcaacttcaaaaagtttcaattaggccatcaagcttgttattttggagcaatcaAACTCTctaacctatttgtgacctgtaattgcatgTCAACCAGAGTTCAGACCAACTCTGGCAAGCTTCCGACCAACATCCAACCAAATTCCAGCGACCAAGTCAAAATATCAACGATCGATGACCGCTAACTGTCGCGTCTGGCCGTGCAGAAGGCATTGCCGGTCGTTGATATTTTGACTTGGTCGCTGAAATTTGGTCGGATGTTTGTCAGAGGTTGTTGGAGTTGGCCGAAACTCTAATTGACCTACAATTACAGATCACAAATAGGTTATAAGATTTGATTGCTTCAAAGTAataagtttgaaggcctaattggagctttttgaaGTTAAATGGCTTAATTACACAAATCAGTATAGTTTGAAGGTTTATTTGACACTTATCTCttttatttatcatatttactattcatagaccaaattaatcatttttttctttgcttattttcttaaatatttttaaatttaattttttttatgtttaatagtatttgtaatatagtttctaaatatatagcttttatatattaataaaattaaattaaaaataacttcaatcaagtctCATTAATGAATCATAAATTTGAAATGGAATGAATAGAGTAttagtttgttttttattttttttgcataacgcgtataaataatttgatataTGGAAAAACTTGCCGTGACTACtcgaaaaaaaatgacaaatgaccataaaaaagtaaaaaaaatttgtgagacACGAGGTGCTCTAAGCAAGCTGAGGTTTGAACTTCCAATCTTTCTTAATGGATGAGAGTGCACGATCACTCACACCAACCAAACTAGTTCCCGATTATCTTGGTTAGGTTGCTACATATCGTATAAATAATAGTATTACCATATGAGGCAAATTTAACATGATTCTTTAATGGTTTTAgaaatttaagttaaaaaaaaaaaagatttttaaaaaataaagaagtctGCATTGTTGGTGTTGGATATGATTTTTGACCGGAGAGACTATGATAGTATGATCAGCCGACGTgagctttccttttcttgttttatctttaaattaatttaatttttataaatattaaaagatgATGTGACAATGACAAATTaagattattaaaataattttaatttttttttatctaaaattatttaaaatttaaaaagatattaattaaattgaataaaataatgtaatgcAATTACCTTATCTAGTGCGGGTTACATCTCCCGTGTGATTTGTGAGATATTACAAAAGAACAAAGTTTACTCAATATACATATTCGAATAGTTGTTGTGTGTTCcttatcactcaaaaaaaaaaaaaaaacagttgctTTTGtaaatattgtatatatttattatggaATGTGTTTTAACATGAGGATGTGGTTGAGTGGAGAGGAATTCATCCATCCTTAATCAAATGATTTCTAGACTAACTGTTCCACATAATAAAAGTGTCTGCATTTTATTAAGGAGATTAGTCCGTGTGTCCGATAGTGGAAACTCTGGACTACACTTGAAAAAATTATGGAGtatgtttatactttatattatcaaaatataacaaattaaaataagataaaagCAATAAGTTTGACTTATGTAAACGAAAATTCAACTggtaaatttattaaaaatataattcacaaaaaaattgagaaaattgtgAATTGTAAAGAATGTAATGTAAGttttaccaatttttttaaatttaattaattttaattacgtACCCATTAGGTTCGTAGAAAACCAACACCTCATTGATTAGAatctattagtttttttttttaattaaaaaaatccttTTTTCTTGTCTTTTCTCTTTGCTTTTTGCTTTTGGACGTGCTCTCTAACCTCTCTTAGTTTGGCACTTTGGCACAAtaactaaaaattataattaatatcaaatttattcataaaatgtGATGAGTTCATTGAATGAGTTAGATGTGACTCTGTACTTATCGTTAATTCGCTGAAGAGAGATAaataaaaaggaataataaaGGATTCGATTGTCAATTGACTTATGTTATATAAAATAGAGATAAAACGTCAAGTTGATGTTATCTATTTGGAGCGTACCGGTGATTATAAAATCTCAACCCTCTCTCCAATTTTGAGGTTTCACTAGTAAGATGTACTAGTCGCCCTCTGCGGAGTGACTTGCCCTATAtagttttgtttaattttttgagtaTCTCTttcttggggggggggggggaacatagtcatcaaatttgtaattttaaaaaaatataattttcaataaataatttcatcatatttttGCGTTAACTATTTTTGGGggacaaaaatatgaaaatattgggAAAGGGTACAACACAATAATATTAGcattaataattacaataatacttGGTTAAGGTTAGGTAGCCTTTTTATTGGGATCTAAAAAGACGCAAAACTTTTTGACTTAATTCTAATTAGCaaaatcttataatttattaaatataaaaaaacaaaaacaaaatcatgatagatttttttttttttgaaaacaaatcatGATAGATATTCCTTCACTTTTTACCATATAATTTGAGAATTCTTtcgataaataaaaatattttgaaaaaaaatcaaatatacttgatgggtaaatatgcacatgtactagtcggtccgtaaatcacctgtacgtcaacggtcacccaatcagtccgtcgacggtcaccctcgacggtcacccaaccgcAGAAGCAacatgcacatgtactagtcggtccgtaaatcacctgtccgtcaacggtcacccaatcggTCCGTCGACAGTCACCCcaccggtccgtcgacggtcaccccaccggtccgtcgacggtcacccaaccggtccggccgcatgatcggaagcaacacaccttgtggattggaggctcacgagcgcaacaatAGCTTGacgtgacgaccgacaacttttcaggaacaagggatccgtgttttcttCACCTCGATTAACTCAACCATTTCGAGCAAaccaatgcgcattttgcggagtgactattcagcccatgcaaatatgccctccacttgcatatcagacaccatgtgcatagtaaatccactttgtataaatataggggtcattcccctcactggaaaAAACTCAtgagtactacactaatacacttgtgatttgctcattcgtctatcttgctctctccttgttactgttcgtcacccgtagagcgatatagcttcttaccactcagtcgtcaaccggtagagcgaccgattgaccggccgagcggcatccttcaccacacataacacacgtattcgtagcgtaatcgtagacccgtttacatttacgctatcattggcgccgtctgtggggaattgaacgagtcactctgttctatccctttatcttttctttcttcacactattatccatcttaaaATGACGAACAGTAGGAAAAGTTTGAGCCAAACTCATGCGCGTAGGGGGAGCCCGACTCGGTTGGTCGGACCTCACCCTGACAATGTAATTGAAACACTCCCTGAAGATGATCTACGTCGCCAATTGGAACGATCCAGGAGCCTAATGAACGAGTTGACATCCAACCAGAGGCAAGATGCACGACCTACCCAACCGGTCAACCCGAATGTAGGCGGACATGCAAGGCAAACgagctttcaaattccagtgacATATGCCATGTTGCCCCCAACTGGCCAAATGCTGACTCCACCACCAGGTGCACTTGGGGGGAACCCGTTGCAAGGGACTCCACAACAAGGATTGACTCCGGTGTACCAACCGTGGCCGGGAACTCCCGGATACTATGTTGTATCACCCACTCCCCAAATGCTTGCAATTCCTCAAATCCCTGCCGTGGAACAACAGGCGCCCCGACCTTCCCAGAGGCAACAgtcgcacccccaacctcaagatCGTAACTTGGAGGAAGTCCAATCTAAGGATCGCACACGGAGGTCCGATCGAGAGGGACGTCGGTATGACCCCATTCAACGTAGGAGCGCTTTTGATCGCATCCGGAATAGCGTTAGATCTCGGTTGGGGCCCCAGAATAACAATGAACACGCGAGACAAAGGCCCCAAATGACTGTAGAGGAAAGCAGCACTGGGAGTGCACAACATGGGGACGCCCATTTAGCTGACAGAAGGGCCCGACCTGTCGGTCGGGTGAGTGATCGGTAGACCAATCGAGTAGGCGATCAACCGGTTAGGGAAGAGAGGCAACTCAATGAGGAGGATAGTCCCCGACTCCAAATGGCCAGGATGCAGGAAAGAATAGATCGTTTACAACAAGAGCTTCGCGAGAGAGTCGGCGCGGGAAAAGAACCATCATGCTCGCTGGTTGCCACCCCCTTTACGGACGACATCATGAGTGCCCACTATCCGCAGGACCTCCAAATCCCGCTGGCTCACACTTATTCCGGAAGGCACGACCCGCAAGAGCATGTCGACATGTACtatggcaacatgttgatgttgggagtaAGCGATGCAGTCATTTGTAGAGCTTTCTTCGCTACCTTAGTCGGTAAGGCGGCCGAATGGTTCAAGGGTTTGGAGCAGGGGTCGATCAGAAATTTTGGTCAGTTGGCCGATAAGTTTGTAAAGCGTTTCGCTGCAAGTAAATTGAGAAAGAAATCTTACACTTGCCTGAACAAGGTAAACCAAGCTGTGCGAGAACCGTTGTCTACTTTCCTATTTAGATGGGAACGTGAGGTTGATGAGGTTGAACCGATGGAGGACCGGGTGGCAATCCAAGCTTTCCTTGCATCACTTTGTTCCGGGACGCTCTACTACGACCTCATAGTTAATCCCCCCCGAACCTATGAGGAGGCCATCACCAGAGCCAAGCATCATGCAGATGCCACCGAAGCTAACATGGCAAAGAGACGCGATGAGCAGCCGGTCAATCGGGACAGAGGCCACgatcaaaggaaaaataaaccacCGTTCAGACACGTCAAACAATACAATCGACCAGAAGA from Ipomoea triloba cultivar NCNSP0323 chromosome 12, ASM357664v1 encodes the following:
- the LOC115999702 gene encoding serine/threonine protein phosphatase 2A 57 kDa regulatory subunit B' kappa isoform-like isoform X2, with the translated sequence MLKQILAKIPRKSLKSDSLDSSGAQPNSCNDPTNSGNGMQFTNSCNVIANRLNVVKRVSSAIFPASIVAGGESISPHLCFKDVSNGEKQGLLVSKLNLCCSVYDFSDPDKSAAEKDLKRQVLLELNDFVASGSAKCTESAIAAVCRMCAVNLFRDFPPKYASHSARGESEDEELFFDPAWYHLQLVYDLLLRFVSLCSLDPKVAKKFIDHSFILKVLNLFDSEDPRERECLKSILHRLYGKFMMHRPFIRKAVCNLFYRFVFETQRHNGIAELLEVFGSVITGFALPLKEEHKVFFSRALIPLHKPKSLGVYHQQLAYCVVQFVEKEQNLASTAITRLLRYWPVTNSQKELMFISEIEEVLEMISVSEFEKIMVPLFRRIGCCLNSSHFQVAERAHLLWSNDSILNLVMRNKQVIMPIVVSALERNSQSHWSKPILNLTLNVRKVFSEMDEELVLACQTKYEEENSVSNGAAERRRLTWERLEMAATYQPVPSDLSGLAKPHTCLVSC
- the LOC115999702 gene encoding serine/threonine protein phosphatase 2A 57 kDa regulatory subunit B' kappa isoform-like isoform X1, with product MYRFDLGIHWSFVTMLKQILAKIPRKSLKSDSLDSSGAQPNSCNDPTNSGNGMQFTNSCNVIANRLNVVKRVSSAIFPASIVAGGESISPHLCFKDVSNGEKQGLLVSKLNLCCSVYDFSDPDKSAAEKDLKRQVLLELNDFVASGSAKCTESAIAAVCRMCAVNLFRDFPPKYASHSARGESEDEELFFDPAWYHLQLVYDLLLRFVSLCSLDPKVAKKFIDHSFILKVLNLFDSEDPRERECLKSILHRLYGKFMMHRPFIRKAVCNLFYRFVFETQRHNGIAELLEVFGSVITGFALPLKEEHKVFFSRALIPLHKPKSLGVYHQQLAYCVVQFVEKEQNLASTAITRLLRYWPVTNSQKELMFISEIEEVLEMISVSEFEKIMVPLFRRIGCCLNSSHFQVAERAHLLWSNDSILNLVMRNKQVIMPIVVSALERNSQSHWSKPILNLTLNVRKVFSEMDEELVLACQTKYEEENSVSNGAAERRRLTWERLEMAATYQPVPSDLSGLAKPHTCLVSC